The DNA segment GATGCTCTATCCAGCTGAGCCACGGGCGCACGGGGGCAACCTAAATGGCCCGTCCCGCGCCGTCAAGCCGGCAATGCCGGGGAGATGTCCATGCCTGACAGTCTGCCGCCCACGAGCGTTGTTGTTTGCGTCAGCCGCGTCCTGGCTCCGATTTATCCGCAGTTTTTGGCGATACAGCGTGAGCATCTCACTGCCCTGGCCGATGCTCTGGAGATCGGCGATGTCGCAACCGCCGGCCGGCTGGCCCACAGCGCCAAAGGCGCGGCCGGCACCTATGAGCTGCCGGCCGCCGCCGCCATTGCCGGCGATCTCGAAGCCGCCGTCGCCAGGGGCGAGGTGGAACTGGCCAGTCGCCTGCTCGGTGAACTGACCGGCTATTTTTCCGGCCTGGATGTGGCCTTCACGGATGCACCGCTCTTGCCCGGGGCCTGAAAACATCGTAGTGGGGACAACGGATACGGCCAACCCTGCATTTTCCTGCCGACTTTGGAGCTGCGATGCGTTTTCTGATCGTTGACGACGATGAGAGCATCATCCTTTTCTTGCGGACCTTTCTTTCCGCCCATGCCGAGTGCATCACCGCCGCCAACGGCCTGGAAGCCGTATCGGCTTTTGAGGCCGCCATGGAGGAGGGCCGGCCCTTTGCCGCCGTCTTCATGGATATTTTGCTGCCGGGCATCATGGACGGCAATGAAGTGGTCCAGGCCTTGCGCCGCATCGAAGACAGCCGCGAAGGCGCTGTCGCTCCCTTCAAACTCATCATGATCTCGGTTCTGACCGACACCCAAAACGTCAGCGAGTCCTTTTTCCATGGCCGGGCCGACGCCTATCTGCCAAAGCCCCTGCGCCGCGAAACCCTGCTGGCCGAACTGGTCAAGCTCGGACTCGCGGAACTCCCCCTGCCCAACTGAGCCTCCCCACCGCCGCCGTTACGGCCTGGCCTTGGGCCGGCAGGCCCCCTGGCAACAGCCGCCGGAAAGCATCTCGCTGTAGGCGAAAAGGATGCGCCGTTCCCGGTCAAGCGCCTCGTCGGAAAGCGGCGCGATCGGCCCGGCCAGACCAGGCAGGTCGGCATAGCGCGGCACGGCCCGCATCCCCCGTCCGATTTCCCGACCGTCGGCCACGGCCAGCAGCACGGCGTCGCGGGTGTCGGTGACCAGCACCAGCGGCACCGGCCCCTGGTCGTAGACCCGGGCGGCGGCCAGGGATTCGCGCACGTAGGACCCGGGCTCCCCGGAGCAGAAGATGACAAAAAGCAGGGTGCGTCCGGCCTCGTCGGTGGCCGCCAGATCCACCATGCGGGTGTAGGTGCTCCCGTCGGCGGGAAAGCAGACCCCGACCTTGGGCGTCAGGCGCTCCCGGGGGTAGCCGCGCTCCTCTACCAGCATTCGGGCCAGACCCTGGCGAAGTTCCTCGTAGGATGTCTCCACCAGTTCCTCGCCGGTCAGATAATCGCGGATCACGTTGCCCAGGGATTCCTCGTGCATGGGATGCCTCCGTCAGGGCGTTTGGGAAAACAGCCCGGGCCGGCGACGCGCCAGCCGGCCAAGGGCCAGAATCAGGGCGGCAAAGAGCAGGCCGGCCGCCGGCAACAGGATGCCCCGGTGGTAGGTCCTGGCCCGCACGATCACTTGGCGCGAGGCCGCCGTCACTTCGAGAACGGCCGGGGCCTGGGGAGCGGTCGTAGGAACGGGCCGGGCATTGTCCAGCGTATAGCCGCCAAGGGCCGCAGCCGGCAACCAGGGCAGCTCGATGCGGTCTCCGACAGCGCCGGGCGGCGTGATGACCACCTCCGTCGGCGTGGCCGCAACCGGCAGCCGGATGTCGCCGCACAAGGCCGTAATGCGGTCGGCGTAGTAATCGGCCAGGGACAGGCGGCCGATGAAATTGGGCTGTTCGGTCAGTGACGGCATGAGCTGGCGGTTGCGGTCGTAAAAGGTCAGGCAGGTCAGCCCGGCCAGGGCGTAGACGCCAAAGGTCCGCCATTGTTCCGGCCGCGCCGTCGGCCAGGGACCAAGCCGGGCGGCGAGAAAAAAGAACAGGAAGTTGAGGGCGATAAAGAGGAACCGGAAGGGATAGATTTCCGAGGCCAGGGGCGGGACGATCTCGCAGAGGCTGCGCCAGATCGTGCCCCAGCCAAGGAGCAGGAACACGGCGGCCGAAACCAGGGCGGCCAGTTGCGGGCCAAAGCGGTTGCCGGCCGGCCGGCCGTGGCGGCAGAGGGCAACGACCAGCTCCCCGGCCAGCCACAGGACCAGGACCGCAAAGGCCGGTCCCATGAGGATGGAGCCGTCGTAGAAGGCCACGCGGTAGTGGGAATAGGTCTCGGGAAACTGGAACATGGGAAAATCAGCGTCGGCCAAAAGCCCCCAGACATCGGCCAGGGACTGGTAGCCGTAGCCCGGGATGCGCTGCCAGCCGCCGTAGACGGCGGATACGGCGTGGACCTTGGGGGCAACCAGCACGAGGACGCCGGCAAAAAAAGCCCCGACCCGGGCCAGGGCGGCGGGGCGGCGGGTGAAAAGCGCCAGCAGGACGGCGTAGCAGCCGGCGGCCAGACAGATCCAGACGAACAGGTGCAGCGCGCCCTGGTAGAAGACGGCGGCCCCGAGCAGGCAGGCCCCGGCCAGATCCCGGCTGCGCCAGGGGCGTCCGACCAGACAGGCGGCCAGGGCCGGGGCCAGGCACAGGCTGATCTGGGGCGAATAGCCGATGGCCAGATGCTGGACGAGCCAGGGATTGCCCAGAAACAGGACCAGCAGCAGGACCGCCTGTCCGGTGTCCCAGCCAAGCCGCCTGGCCAAAAATCGCACCCCCCAGGCCGCCGCCAGCAGGTGCAGCCCGAAATAGGTTTTCACAAAGGCCATGAACGGCAGGACAACGGCCAGAGGGAGCAGGGGGGAAAGGCTTATGACCTCGGGATTGGACCAGTAGGACAGGTCTTGCAGGGTGGAAAACCAGTCGATCTGCTGGGGAATGACCAGAAACGAGGCCGGGAGCTGGCTGAACCGGGTCAGGGCGTCGTGGAGGAAGGCGAAATAAAAAAGGTCCTTGGACCAGTCGAGGATGCCGACCCGGTCGGAAAAGAGAAATTCTCCATAAAAAAACCAGACAAGGGCCAGGGCGAAGGCCCAATAGACCGCTGCCGCCGGCGATACGGGCGGCGTCCGGAGGGGCGCGGCGACTGGGCTTTTGGGCATGGGCTGGCGTCATCCTTTGGGGTTGCGGCTGGTCGGCGCGCCGGTCCGGCGCGGGCCGTCCCGGCGCGTTGCGGCCGCGCAGCCCGGGGATAGCGGGTATGCGCGGCCCTGGGCAAGCCCCGGGAGAGCGAAATCCGTGGTTTCTTGGTCCTGGCAAGCCTTGCCGCCTCGACGAATCCCGAATCATTTGATAGAGAAGGCCACTCGACTTGGGCAGGGGGGGGGCATGGAAGACGGCAGACTGCATGACAGGCTGACAAGCCTCAAGGAACATCTGCAACTGGAGAACCCGCTTCTGGTCGAGGCGGTCGGCAGTTTCAAAAAACTCGACAAGGTCTGCCGGGGCCTGGGGCTTATTGCCCACGATCAGTCCACGGTCTCCCAGATCGCCTGGTGGCCGCTCATTTCCATCCTGGGACCCTTTTCCGCCGGCAAATCGACCTTCATCAACAACTACCTGGACATCCCGGTGCAGCAGACCGGCTCCCACGCCGTGGACGACAAGTTCACGGTGGTCTGCTACAACGCCGCCGGCGAATCCCGGGTGCTGCCCGGCACGGCGCTCAACGCCGACCTGCGCTTCCCCTTTTACAAGATGAGCGAGGAACTCGAAAAGGTCGAACCCGGCGAGGGCGGCCGCATCGATTCCTATATCCGGCTCAAGACCTGCCCCAGCGACAAGCTGCGCGGGCTGATCCTGATCGACTCCCCGGGGTTTGACGCCGACGCCCAGCGCACGGCCACGCTGCGCATCACCAACCACATCATGGACCTGTCCGATCTGGTGCTGGTGCTGTTTGACGCCCGCCGTCCCGAACCCGGGGCCATGCGCGACACCCTCACCCATCTTGTGGCGGCCACCATCAACCGCCGCGACTCCAATAAGTTTATTTATATCCTGAACCAAATGGACATTGCCGCCCGTGAGGACAACCCTGAAGAGGTCGTGGGCGCGTGGCAGCGCGCCCTGGCCCAGCAGGGCCTCACGGCCGGCAAGTTTTATCGCATCTATTCGCCCTCGGCCGCCGTGCCCATCGCCGACCCGGCCCTGCGCCAACGCTTCGAGGCCAAGCGCGACGCCGATCTGGCCAGCATTCATACCCGCATGAACCAGGTGCGGGTGGAGCGGGCCTATCGCATTGTCGGGGAGCTTGAGAAGCTGGCCCGGGAAGTTGAGGACGTGCGGGTGCCGGAGCTGCGCCACATGCTCATGCGCTGGCGTTCGGGCACGCTTTCGCGCGACGCCATGCTCTTTGGCGGCATCGGGATCGTGCTTTTGGCGCTGTATCTGCTGACCGGCCATCCGTTCACGGCCGGGGTGTCGCCGGCCTGGCTTGGCTGGGTGTTCGATGAAACCTGGCGGACCATCCCGTTTCTGGCCGTGTGTCTGGGCGGGGCGGGCTGGCTGCACATGCTGGCGCGCAAGTGGTCGGCGGCGGCCGTGGCCCGGCTGGTGGCCAAGAGCTATCCCTACGGTCCCATCCGCGAGGGGCTGGTGCGGGCCTTTTACAAGAATACCGCCCCCTGGCGCTCGATTTTCCGGGTGGAGCCGGCCGGCTGGGGAGCCAAGTACCGAAAGCTCCTCGTCTCGGTCATCGCCGACAGCGAACGCTTCATCCAGACCTTAAACGACCGCTACGCCCATCCCTCGGGCGTGTCGGCCGCCGCCGTGCAGCAGCAACAGCAGGCGGAACAGGCGCCAAATCCCCAGGAACCGCCGCATTCGGAGCCGGAGCCGGCCTAGTGCCGCGTTCACAACAAACAAGTATGTTTTTTGTGAATAAAAATTATAAATGCACAGTGTTGGCGTTTGGCAAACGCTAACGGAAAGGCCCGAACACCACACGCGATTTCCGGCCTGAAGAGGCGATCCTGCAACCGCCCGGCCGGGCAGCTCTCGGGGCTGCCCGGCCGGGCGGTTGCCGTTTGGAGCGAGGGACCGGCGGCCGGCAAAAAGAGCCGTGTCGTTTCGCGCTCTTGCCGACAGCCGCCCGCAGCGCTACACCTTCCCGTCTCCACCCACCACAACCGGACGGCCAAGCATGAATCCCGCCTGCAAGGACATCACCTCGTTTCTCGTCATGGACATCCTCGAACGCGCCCACGCCATCGAGGCGGCCGGCAACCGGGTCATCCACCTCGAAATCGGCGAACCCGATTTCGATATCCCGGACTGCGTCAAGGAGGCGGCGAGAAAGGCCGTGACCGAGGGGCGCACCCACTATACCCACAGCCTGGGCATCCCGGAACTGCGCCAGGCCATTTGCGACCTGCACGCCCGGGAATACGGCGTGGCCGTGTCCCCGGACCGGGTGCTGGTCACCGGCGGCACCTCCCCGGCCATGCTGCTGGCCTTCGGGGCCATGGCCAAGCCGGGAAAGCACATCCTGCTGACCGACCCGGCCTATGCCTGCTATCCCAATTTTCTGCGCTTTACCGGCCTTGTCCCGCGCTACGTGCCCGTGGCCGAGGAGGACGGCTTCCAGTGGACGCCGCAGCTCGTCTGGGACAGCGTCAACGAAGGGACCGCCGGCATCCTGCTCAATTCCCCGGCCAACCCCACCGGCACGCTCATTGCCCCGGAAGCCGTCGAGGCGGCCTGCGCCACCGGCGTTCCGGTCATTTCCGACGAGATCTACCACGGCCTGACCTACGGCGAAGCCGCCCGCTGCGCCCTGGAATTTTCCGACGACGCCCTGGTCTTGAACGGGTTTTCCAAACGGTTCGCCATGACCGGCCTGCGCCTGGGCTACCTGATCGCCCCGGCCCCCATGATGGGGCTGCTCCAAAAGCTCCAGCAGAATCTGTTCATTTGCGCCGGCTCGGTGTCCCAGTGGGCCGGGCTGGCGGCGCTTTCGCCGGATGGTCTGGCCGCAGCCGAGGCGATGCGCCAGACCTATGACGCCCGGCGTCGGGCCTTGCTCGCCGGGCTGGCCAAGCTGGGGTTGGCTCCGCGCACCGAACCCACCGGGGCCTTTTACGTCTTTGTGCGCACCGACCACCTGCACCCCGATTCCCTGGCCCTGGCCTATGACATCCTGGAAAAAGCCCATGTCGGCGTCACCCCGGGCATTGACTTCGGCCCCGGCGGCGAGGGGCATCTGCGTTTTTCCTACGCCAATTCCCTGGAAAACATCGAGGAAGGCCTTTCGCGCCTTGGCCGCTATATCGCCGGCCACTGCGGCTAGGCCCTGGTTTGGTGTCCAATAAAAAAACCGCCGTGGGCCGGTTTTTTTATGCGATCATCCTGTCCGGGGCTATCGGGACCGGGCCAGTATCCTACTTGGCCATCGCCCGGGCCATGGCCGCCACCAGCTCGGCCGGCTCGAACGGTTTGGTCACATACTCGTCCATGCCGGCCTCCCGTCCTTTTTCCCGATCCGAATCCATGGCGTAGGCTGTCAGCGCCACTACCGGGATGGTGGGGGCAAGGCCCTGGACCTGGCCCGACCGGATGAGCCGCGTGGCCTCCAGGCCGTTTAAGCGCGGCATCTGGATATCCATGAGCACCAGATCGTAGGCCGCCCGGCCCAGCATGACCAGGGCTTCCCGTCCGTCCGCGGCGCTGTCCACGGTGTGCCCGAGCTTTTGCAGGGCGCGGACTGTGAAGATGCGGTTGACCGGCTCGTCCTCGGCCAGAAGAATGCGCAGGCCCCCGCCGGGTGGGGCGGCCTGGGCGGCCGGGGCGGCCGGGACGGCCAGGGGCGGCCTGGGGTGGAGCCGGGGAGGGCGCTCGGCGGCGGGCAGGCCGCATTCCAGCGTGGCGTAAAACGTGCTCCCCTGGCCCGGGTTGGAAGAGAAGGTGATGTCGCCGCCAAGCATGGTGGCCAGCTTGCGGGCGATAGCCAGCCCCAGGCCGGCCCCGCTGTACTTTTTGGTTAGATAGTTCTCGCCGATGCCAAACGGCTCGAAAATGGTGGCCGTTGCCCCGGGATCAATCCCGACGCCGGTATCCTCCACAGCCAACAGCAGGCGCACGCGCGTGGAGGTGTTGCCGGTGCCCTGGTCGGCCGGCTGACGGTCAAGACCCGGCTTGTCCAGGCCGATGCGAACGGCGACATGTCCTTTCTTCGTGTATTTGAAGGCATTGGACAGGAGATTGATCAAAATTTGTTTGGCCCGGTTGGCGTCGCCGACGACCCGTGTCGGCAGCAGTGGATCGAAAACGTAGGTGAACTCAAAGGAACGCAGCAGACTCTGGGCGGCAAAATTGCGCAGAAGCGGCGTGAGTTCGTCTTTGAGGTCAAACTCCCGTTCGGTCAGCCGTATCCGCCCGGATTCGACATTGGACAAGTCGAGCAAATCACCGACGATATGCACCAGCGTGCTGGCCGACTGTTTGATGATGCCCAGGTATTCCCGGGCTTCATCATCGGTTTCCTTGTCAAGCAGCAGCTGGGACATGCCCAGGATGCCGTTTAAGGGCGTGCGCAGTTCATGGCTGATATTGGCCAAAAACTGGGTCTTGGCGGTGTTCGCCGTTTCGGCTGCCCGCTTGGAGGCCAAAAGCTCCTGCTCCAGGCGCTTTTGCTCGGTGACGTCGTCAAAGGCCCAGATCACGCCTTCGGCCGCATCGCAGGGGCTGATCATCCGGGCGGCAGCGCGCAAGACCAGCGGGGAACCGTCCGAGCGGCGCAGGGTGTATTCCCCGATATGTCTCCCGTTGGCGCAGAGGTCCTCATAGGCGGTTTTGAGAAAGAGCGCGTGGCTTTCGGGGCTGGGGAAGAGACTCTCGGCGGTCGCGCCGTACAGTTCCCCGGCAGTGCGGCCAAGCAATTCAGCTCCCCGGGCGTTTATTTTTTCGCAACGGTGGTTCCGGGCCAAGAGCACGCCGACCAGGGCATTGTCAAAGATGGTTTCCATCTCCCGAAGGGCCTTGGCCAGAATGAGGCGGGCCTCGATTTCACCTGAGAGAATAAGGACATGGGCTTCCATGCCCCCGTTTGCGCCGCTCCGTCGGATCGCCCGGGTGCGTACGGCCATGGTCGATCCGTCGGCGCGGCGCAAAAGCTCTTCCAGACACACCGGACCCTGGCTGGCGGTCAGGGATTCCAGCAGGGGATCGCGTTCCCGGACAGCCCGGTAGAGCGCCTCGCCGGCCGTGCGGCCAAGCAGTCCTGCGGCATCGTCGTAGCCAAGCGCCCTGGCCCCGGACTTGGACAGCCACTCCAGACGGTCCATGCCGTCTGTGCGATAGGTCAGATCGCTGTGCGTTTGAGCGGCCTGCTCAAAGGCGCAGAAACCGGCCAGCAACGCCTGGTTGCCGAGCTCCCGGGCATCGGCCGGGCCGGCGTCTCCTTTCTTGCTGTCAGCCATGGGACTCCCATACTGTTCGCTGCGCTTTCGCTCGATCGTGTCAGGTATCCCGGTCTATAGCCCCAACCGCAGGCTGTCGCAACAACAGGTGGAAAGAAACGTACTGTTCAGGACGGATCGTGGCGGCGGCAAAACTGGTCGCACAGATCCGATGCCCGATCGAGCACCCCCCCGCAGCCGTTGATCAGATTGTCCGTATACAGGGCGTCACTCGTCTTGCGGCACATGGCCAGACAGGCCGACAGCTCGGCCGGCGCCTCGGACAACTCCTGGCGATACCGATTGCAGATTGGATCGGAAAGACAGGCGTTGGGCGTCGGCAGCGACGAACAAAAACCGTAAAAATCGGACACCGTCATCTTCGGCGGCTGCCCGCCGCCCATTCCCCCGCCCTGGCCGGCGCACCCGGCCAAGGCCAGGAACGCCAAAACCACCGCTGCCACACGCGCACCCATAGATTCTCCATTGGTTTGAGTTGTCACTGGAGCACCTTGGCCCAAGCGCTGCCCCCCTGTAAAGCTCGTTTGGGATATGGAAATTTATTTTTGACATAGACTGACTGGTCGATGTCCGCCTTCCATGGTCCTTTTGGAAACAAGGATGGTGCAACATGAACACACACTCTGGCCTGCCGGCCATGCCGGCCGATCTGCGCAATGCGGTCCTGTCCAATTACACAACCTTCAGTGAAGATGGGACATTATGTTATGTCTCGGACAAGGTGCATCGCAGCTGTACGCTCTGCGGCACCGTCTTTGCCGGCTCGATCAGCCGCATGGCCATAGGCGACGGATATGTCTGTCCCTATTGCGGCGTCAGTTCCTCCAAACCCATGCCCGAAAGCTGGTACGCATGAACGGGAACGCCCCCATCGCCTCGCGCAAACTCTGGGCCGCCGTCCTGGCCATCGCCGCCGTGGCTCTCAGCCGGAAATGGAGCATGGGCCTTACCCCGGACGAAATCCAGGCCATTACCGATATTGCCCTGACCGCCATCGGGTCCCAGGCCGGCATCGATCTGGCCGAAAAAGCCCTGCCGCTGCTTGCCAAACCCCAACCATCGCCGGAGGTAAAACCATGACCCCTGATGCCTTGCTGCTGCCTGCCTGGGTTTCCTTTCTCGTGGCCATGGTGCTCTTTTTCACCCGCAAATGGGTCAATGACGTGGCCCGGGCCATCGACAGCCTCCAGGAGCGGATGCGCGCCTACGAAAAAGCCCAGAACGACTGCCGCCTGGAACTCGCCCGGGGCTACCCCACCCGCAGCGAAATGGAGCGCGTGGCCGAACGCCTGGAATCCCATGCCACCCGTCTCACCATCCTCGAAGAAAACATGGCCGCGTAACAGCACAGGAGCACACACCATGTCCCTCGATCGACTGCTCGCGCTCAATCCCCACCTGTCCCTGGCCGATATTCTCGCCCTGTGGCACTGGTCCGGCCCTTCCCGCCTGTTGCACTAGGGACCGGCGGCCGGGGCAGTGCCCCGGCCCCTGCCGGGGCGCTGCCCGGACCCTGCCGGGACGCTGTCCCGGACCCTGGCAGGGCGCTGCCCTGCACCCGCCGGGGAGGTCACCCCCCCGGACCCCCGGATGGGGTGGCGGCGGTGGAGGCGGCGGCAGCGGAAGGGCGGGAAGATGGGGTCTGGATTTCGGGAGCTGGTCCCGACGCGGAAGCCGCGCCAGGATCAGCTCCCGAAATCCAGACCCCAAGTCGCCAGCGGCCGGGCCGGTTTGCACAAGCAAAGCCTTGCGCAAACCGGCCCGGCCGCATTTTTCTGCGGCGTGCTCACCTGGCAACCGCCCCATCCCTCCGCGTCAACTCCCCACTCCAGCCGCAGACCCAGCCTCGCCAATGCGCGCACTTTCAACCCACAGCACAGAAGGGATTGCCTGATGCAGGACCAAGTCAAGCGTTTGACGGATCGGCAGCAGCGGTTTGTCGAAGAATATCTGCAGGACTGGGATACGACAGCAGCGGCCGTGCGGGCCGGGTACAGCGAAAGGAGCGCCCGGGGCGTCGGGGCGCGGCTTCGGGGCCTGGCTCAGGTGTGCGAAGCCATAGAGGCCGCCATGGCGCAGCGTAGCCGGCGGATGGAAATCACCCAGGACCGGGTAGCCTTGGAGCTGGCCCGTCTGGCCTTTGCCGACCTGCGGGATTTTGTGGCCTGGGGCGGCGAAGGCGAGGTGCGGTTGCACCCGTCGAAGGCGTTGACGCCGGATCAGGCGGCCTGCGTGTCGGAGATTGTGGAGACGCCGGGCAAGGGGGTGCGGGTGAAGCTTTTTAGCAAGCCCCAGGCCTTGGCGGCCCTGTCCCGGCATTTGAAAGAAAAGGCCCGGGAAGAGGAGGGCGGCTTGGGTCATGCGCAACCGCTGACGGTGGTGACCTGTATACCGTTTCCTGAGCCGCTTCGGGAGGATGAGCAGACGACATTGCTGTCGGACGGTTGAGCCAGGGTCACATCCGGGCGGTGGCCGGGCGGGTGGTGTCTGACTTGGCGGCCTGCCGGCACTGGAGGAGCAGGCTGTCGAAGGCCTCGTCGGGGATGGCGGTGTCGGGACTTACGGCATGCAGGCGGGCCGCAGCCATGCGGCAGTCGGTGACGGCGTCCGGAGCTATGGCGGCCTGCCGGCCCAGCAATCGGGAGTAGCCGGTCGGCGCGGGCCGCGACAGCGAGAGCGTGGTTCCGGCGACGGCCATAAGCACCGTGGCGACGATGATGCAGAGATATTTGAGCAGGTGGGGCCGCATGGTCGCCTCCTTTGGAGCGCTGGATGTCGATGGGAGAGAGGGGTGCCTGTTTCGTGCCAGAATAAAACAGTGTTATTTGAGCATATTGCAAAATGGTCTGGATCGAGAGGGAGCTGGGCGTGCAGCAAATTGACCATATTTCGGCACATCCTGGGGGGAGCGACCGTCGTCTGGTCCTGGAATATCGGCCCCAGTCGCTTCAGGCCCGGCTCCATGCCTGCCGGGCCAACGAGATTGTGTTTGGCGGGGCGGCCGGGCCGGGCAAGAGCCATGCCCTGCGGTTTGAGGCCTTGATCATGTGTCTGCGCGTGCCGGGGCTGCGGGCCTATCTGTTTCGGCGGACCATGTCGGAATTGGAGCGCAACCATATCCTGCCGGCCTTGGATCAATTCCCCAAGGCGTTGGGGACGTATCGGGACTCGAAACAGCGTTTCGAGTTTCAAAATGGTTCCATGCTCAACTTTTGCGGCTGTCAGCGCGAAAAGGACGTGTTCCGGTATCAGGGGGCGGAGCTGCATTTGCTTCTGATCGACGAACTGACCAGTTTCACGGAGTTTCAGTACGACTATCTGCGAGGGCGGGTGCGCTGCGCCATCAAGGTGCCGGCGGCGCTGCGGCACCGGGTGCCGGGCATTGTCTGCGCCACCAATCCGGGCGGCGTGGGCCATGGTTTTGCCAAGGCCCGGTTCGTGGATTTCGCCCCGCCCGGGGAATGCCGCCGGGCGCCTGCGGCCGAGGGCGGGATGCTGCGGTGCTATATTCCGGGCCGGCTGTCCGACAACCGCATCCTGATGGAGCGCGATCCGGGCTATGTTGCCCGGCTTATGGCCCTGCCCGAGCCGTATCGCACGGCCTATCTGGAGGGCGACTGGGACGTGTTCATGGGTCAGGCCTTCGGATTTTCGCGGCGGCTGCATGTCGTCAAACCCCGGCCGGTGCCGGAGGACGCGCCGCTCTTCATGACGTTTGATTGGGGCTATGGCGCGCCGTTTTCGGTTGGCTGGTGGTGGGTGGACGCGGATGGGCGGCTTTTCCGTTTTGCCGAGTGGTACGGGTCCAATGGCTCGCCCAACCAGGGGCTGCGGTTGACGGATTCCCAGATTGCGGCCGGGGTTGTCGAGCGCGAGGCCCGGTTGGGGTTGGCCGGGCGACGGGTGACCCGTTTGTGCGGGCCGGACTGTTTTGCCAGGAAGCCGGATTATCGCGGCGGCGGCCAGGGACCGAGCACGGCCGAGGTGTTTGCCGGGGCCGGGGTCTATCTGTCCCCGGGCGACCCCTCGCGTACGATCAAGATCCGCCAGTTTCACGAGCGGCTGCGCCCGCGCGAGGACGGGCCGCCCATGCTCCAGGTCTACGAAACATGTGAGGATTTTATCCGCACCATTCCGCTCCTTGCCACGGACCGGCGCAATGTCGAGGACATCGACACCACCGGGGAGGATCACATCTACGACGAGGCCTGCCATGCCTGCATGGCCCGGCCTCTGGCTCCGGGCATGGCCAAAACGGCCAGGATGCCGGCGGCGCAGTTGATTGACGCGGTGCTGGCCGAGGCCCCAACCGAGGAGGAGTGCAGATGACCGGACAGGCAGGAGATTGGCAGTGGCTGGAGGTCTTGGCCCATCTGGGCGCGGCCATGGCCTTTTTGCTGGTGGGCTGGCGGCTTGGCCGGGAGAGCGCCGGGCGGGCCATGTTCGACTACCGGGCGCTGCCACCGGCCCGGGAGGCGGCCGAGGAGCCGGAGGAGGCCGACCCCTGGAGCGAGGCCGCCATCGGGGCCACGGCGTTGGCGCGGCGGCCCCGGCCGGTGGATATTTTTGAGACACTGCGGCCGGCCTGCCGGGGAAATGGCGG comes from the Desulfovibrio sp. TomC genome and includes:
- a CDS encoding Hpt domain-containing protein, encoding MPDSLPPTSVVVCVSRVLAPIYPQFLAIQREHLTALADALEIGDVATAGRLAHSAKGAAGTYELPAAAAIAGDLEAAVARGEVELASRLLGELTGYFSGLDVAFTDAPLLPGA
- a CDS encoding response regulator is translated as MRFLIVDDDESIILFLRTFLSAHAECITAANGLEAVSAFEAAMEEGRPFAAVFMDILLPGIMDGNEVVQALRRIEDSREGAVAPFKLIMISVLTDTQNVSESFFHGRADAYLPKPLRRETLLAELVKLGLAELPLPN
- a CDS encoding type I restriction enzyme HsdR N-terminal domain-containing protein; its protein translation is MHEESLGNVIRDYLTGEELVETSYEELRQGLARMLVEERGYPRERLTPKVGVCFPADGSTYTRMVDLAATDEAGRTLLFVIFCSGEPGSYVRESLAAARVYDQGPVPLVLVTDTRDAVLLAVADGREIGRGMRAVPRYADLPGLAGPIAPLSDEALDRERRILFAYSEMLSGGCCQGACRPKARP
- a CDS encoding dynamin family protein, whose amino-acid sequence is MEDGRLHDRLTSLKEHLQLENPLLVEAVGSFKKLDKVCRGLGLIAHDQSTVSQIAWWPLISILGPFSAGKSTFINNYLDIPVQQTGSHAVDDKFTVVCYNAAGESRVLPGTALNADLRFPFYKMSEELEKVEPGEGGRIDSYIRLKTCPSDKLRGLILIDSPGFDADAQRTATLRITNHIMDLSDLVLVLFDARRPEPGAMRDTLTHLVAATINRRDSNKFIYILNQMDIAAREDNPEEVVGAWQRALAQQGLTAGKFYRIYSPSAAVPIADPALRQRFEAKRDADLASIHTRMNQVRVERAYRIVGELEKLAREVEDVRVPELRHMLMRWRSGTLSRDAMLFGGIGIVLLALYLLTGHPFTAGVSPAWLGWVFDETWRTIPFLAVCLGGAGWLHMLARKWSAAAVARLVAKSYPYGPIREGLVRAFYKNTAPWRSIFRVEPAGWGAKYRKLLVSVIADSERFIQTLNDRYAHPSGVSAAAVQQQQQAEQAPNPQEPPHSEPEPA
- a CDS encoding pyridoxal phosphate-dependent aminotransferase encodes the protein MNPACKDITSFLVMDILERAHAIEAAGNRVIHLEIGEPDFDIPDCVKEAARKAVTEGRTHYTHSLGIPELRQAICDLHAREYGVAVSPDRVLVTGGTSPAMLLAFGAMAKPGKHILLTDPAYACYPNFLRFTGLVPRYVPVAEEDGFQWTPQLVWDSVNEGTAGILLNSPANPTGTLIAPEAVEAACATGVPVISDEIYHGLTYGEAARCALEFSDDALVLNGFSKRFAMTGLRLGYLIAPAPMMGLLQKLQQNLFICAGSVSQWAGLAALSPDGLAAAEAMRQTYDARRRALLAGLAKLGLAPRTEPTGAFYVFVRTDHLHPDSLALAYDILEKAHVGVTPGIDFGPGGEGHLRFSYANSLENIEEGLSRLGRYIAGHCG
- a CDS encoding PAS domain-containing sensor histidine kinase gives rise to the protein MADSKKGDAGPADARELGNQALLAGFCAFEQAAQTHSDLTYRTDGMDRLEWLSKSGARALGYDDAAGLLGRTAGEALYRAVRERDPLLESLTASQGPVCLEELLRRADGSTMAVRTRAIRRSGANGGMEAHVLILSGEIEARLILAKALREMETIFDNALVGVLLARNHRCEKINARGAELLGRTAGELYGATAESLFPSPESHALFLKTAYEDLCANGRHIGEYTLRRSDGSPLVLRAAARMISPCDAAEGVIWAFDDVTEQKRLEQELLASKRAAETANTAKTQFLANISHELRTPLNGILGMSQLLLDKETDDEAREYLGIIKQSASTLVHIVGDLLDLSNVESGRIRLTEREFDLKDELTPLLRNFAAQSLLRSFEFTYVFDPLLPTRVVGDANRAKQILINLLSNAFKYTKKGHVAVRIGLDKPGLDRQPADQGTGNTSTRVRLLLAVEDTGVGIDPGATATIFEPFGIGENYLTKKYSGAGLGLAIARKLATMLGGDITFSSNPGQGSTFYATLECGLPAAERPPRLHPRPPLAVPAAPAAQAAPPGGGLRILLAEDEPVNRIFTVRALQKLGHTVDSAADGREALVMLGRAAYDLVLMDIQMPRLNGLEATRLIRSGQVQGLAPTIPVVALTAYAMDSDREKGREAGMDEYVTKPFEPAELVAAMARAMAK
- a CDS encoding terminase small subunit, with translation MQDQVKRLTDRQQRFVEEYLQDWDTTAAAVRAGYSERSARGVGARLRGLAQVCEAIEAAMAQRSRRMEITQDRVALELARLAFADLRDFVAWGGEGEVRLHPSKALTPDQAACVSEIVETPGKGVRVKLFSKPQALAALSRHLKEKAREEEGGLGHAQPLTVVTCIPFPEPLREDEQTTLLSDG